From the genome of Candidatus Desulfofervidus auxilii, one region includes:
- the hslV gene encoding ATP-dependent protease subunit HslV codes for MIKSTTILSIRHQGMAVMAGDGQVTFGQNYILKQKAQKVRKIYHNKVLAGFAGASADAMTLFERFEKKLEEFNGQLKRAAVELAKDWRTDKTLRRLEALLLVTDKDSILIISGNGDVIEPDEPVAAIGSGGPYALAAAKALLRHSSLSAEEIVREAMLIAASICPYTNERLVLEILK; via the coding sequence ATGATAAAAAGTACAACCATTTTAAGCATACGTCATCAGGGAATGGCTGTAATGGCTGGTGATGGACAAGTTACTTTTGGTCAAAATTATATTTTAAAACAAAAAGCTCAAAAAGTAAGAAAAATTTATCATAATAAGGTTTTAGCTGGTTTTGCTGGAGCAAGTGCTGATGCAATGACACTTTTTGAAAGATTTGAAAAAAAACTTGAAGAGTTTAATGGACAGTTAAAGAGGGCAGCTGTAGAATTAGCAAAGGATTGGCGAACAGATAAAACACTTCGTCGGCTTGAAGCCCTTCTTCTTGTTACAGACAAAGATAGTATTTTGATTATTTCAGGTAATGGTGATGTAATTGAACCAGATGAACCAGTAGCAGCCATTGGTTCAGGTGGCCCTTATGCCTTAGCAGCAGCTAAAGCCCTTTTAAGACATTCTTCACTCAGTGCTGAGGAAATTGTCAGAGAAGCGATGCTTATTGCTGCTTCTATCTGTCCATATACTAATGAAAGATTGGTACTGGAAATTTTGAAATAA